A single region of the Arthrobacter sp. V1I7 genome encodes:
- a CDS encoding Gfo/Idh/MocA family protein: MPPHEPPQNRPHPETNTLGVAMIGYAFMGKAHSNAWRNVASYFDVPAFEQKVLVGRDAAAVAEAAAKYGWGETATDWRAVIERDDIDIVDICAPGWLHAEIATAALEAGKHVLLEKPLANTLAEAEAMTAAAQKARAKGVQSMVGFNYRRVPALALAKELIAEGRLGTIRQVRAAYLQDWLADETAPMTWRLKKETAGSGALGDIASHTIDQVLFLLGDQVTEVSGRTHTFVDRRPGAAGLEEVTVDDAAWATLSLASGAVASVEVSRVATGRKNSLKLEIYGDKGAILFDLENLNELRFLDATAPAREQGFRRILVNEPEHPYLEAWWPQGHIIGWEHTFTHEVRDFLLAIDDGTPPSPSFEDGLEVQRILNAVEESAAAKSSTIQLTRAPAGPQTAQTATSEGA; the protein is encoded by the coding sequence ATGCCACCACACGAACCACCCCAGAACCGCCCCCACCCGGAAACCAATACCCTGGGCGTGGCGATGATCGGCTACGCCTTCATGGGCAAAGCCCACTCCAACGCCTGGCGGAACGTCGCGTCCTACTTCGATGTCCCGGCCTTCGAGCAGAAAGTCCTCGTGGGCCGTGACGCCGCCGCCGTCGCCGAAGCCGCCGCGAAATACGGCTGGGGTGAAACGGCCACTGACTGGCGAGCCGTCATAGAACGCGATGACATCGACATCGTGGACATCTGCGCCCCGGGCTGGCTGCACGCCGAGATCGCCACCGCCGCCCTCGAGGCCGGCAAGCACGTGCTGCTCGAGAAGCCGCTGGCCAACACCCTCGCCGAGGCCGAAGCCATGACGGCCGCCGCCCAAAAGGCACGGGCCAAGGGCGTCCAGTCGATGGTGGGATTCAACTACCGCCGCGTCCCGGCCCTGGCCCTGGCGAAGGAACTGATCGCCGAAGGCCGGCTGGGGACCATCCGACAGGTCCGCGCTGCCTACCTGCAGGACTGGCTGGCCGACGAAACAGCCCCCATGACCTGGCGCCTGAAAAAGGAAACCGCAGGCTCCGGGGCGCTCGGGGACATCGCCTCCCACACGATCGACCAGGTCCTGTTCCTGCTCGGGGACCAGGTCACCGAAGTCTCCGGCCGCACACACACGTTCGTGGATCGCCGCCCCGGCGCGGCGGGCCTGGAGGAAGTAACGGTCGACGACGCCGCCTGGGCCACGCTGTCCCTCGCCTCCGGAGCGGTCGCCTCCGTCGAGGTCTCGCGGGTGGCCACCGGCCGGAAGAACTCGCTGAAGCTGGAGATCTACGGAGACAAGGGCGCCATCCTCTTCGACCTGGAGAACCTGAATGAACTCCGCTTCCTCGATGCCACCGCACCCGCCCGCGAGCAGGGCTTCCGCCGGATCCTGGTCAACGAACCCGAGCACCCGTATCTTGAAGCGTGGTGGCCCCAAGGCCACATCATCGGCTGGGAGCACACCTTCACCCACGAGGTCCGCGACTTCCTGCTGGCGATCGACGACGGAACCCCGCCATCGCCGTCGTTCGAGGACGGCCTCGAAGTCCAGCGGATCCTGAACGCCGTCGAAGAATCCGCCGCCGCGAAAAGCTCCACCATCCAACTGACCCGCGCCCCTGCCGGCCCGCAGACGGCACAGACCGCAACTTCTGAAGGAGCCTGA
- a CDS encoding ThuA domain-containing protein, giving the protein MDNDAPTPANQPPRRAQHRARTLRVATALLPVVLAVGALSPAAAAVEPADDSPRVLVWGGAYGFRHPSITTGEKTMLELAQKEGKFSATVTENPADLSMANLRNYDVLMWVSTTGKAPMTEQQREEVMRWSSCGGGNLGIHAALDSEYGWAEHSQLFGAQFDSHPHGAGDAPARIQVENHSDPTVAGWAGSDSFELSDEYYRWRGARGVPGISLPRNLPGTDVLLSLDETSVREGIQTGSQPYEDDQPIAWKRTYGEGRVFYNNMGHNDSTWSDPAYQGSIVSAIDWLSDVRPDRACLDADLPLPAGPQPPAPVPNTIGKPCPVPATRETNATADPRTVSTTDSQALAGGLPGNLGWGGQTWVVDLSASRAKTATVTVDLTWTLPTDDYDLSITTGWGYYGSDNPTGSTREVVVLKDVPHCAVLQVAGDNMLAPSMSGTVAGITVSPDPRRLS; this is encoded by the coding sequence ATGGACAATGACGCCCCTACGCCAGCCAATCAGCCTCCCCGCCGTGCGCAGCACCGCGCGAGGACCCTACGTGTCGCGACCGCCCTGTTGCCGGTCGTGCTGGCGGTGGGGGCCCTAAGCCCGGCCGCAGCGGCGGTAGAGCCCGCCGACGACTCGCCCCGAGTGCTCGTCTGGGGCGGCGCCTACGGCTTCCGCCACCCGAGCATCACCACAGGCGAGAAGACCATGCTCGAGCTCGCCCAGAAGGAGGGGAAATTCTCCGCGACGGTCACCGAGAACCCCGCGGACCTGTCCATGGCGAACCTGCGCAACTACGACGTGCTCATGTGGGTCAGCACAACGGGCAAGGCTCCGATGACTGAGCAGCAGCGCGAGGAGGTCATGCGCTGGTCGAGCTGTGGCGGCGGGAACCTCGGCATCCACGCCGCCCTGGACAGCGAGTACGGGTGGGCCGAACACAGCCAGCTCTTCGGTGCGCAGTTCGACTCCCACCCGCACGGCGCGGGCGACGCTCCGGCACGAATCCAGGTGGAGAACCACTCCGACCCCACAGTCGCCGGCTGGGCCGGGTCCGACTCCTTCGAGCTGTCCGACGAGTACTACCGCTGGCGCGGCGCCCGTGGTGTCCCCGGCATCTCCCTGCCGCGCAACCTTCCAGGGACCGATGTCCTGCTCTCGCTGGACGAGACATCCGTGCGCGAGGGGATCCAGACGGGGTCGCAGCCCTACGAGGACGATCAGCCGATCGCCTGGAAGCGGACCTACGGCGAGGGTCGCGTCTTCTACAACAACATGGGCCACAACGACAGCACCTGGTCCGATCCGGCCTACCAAGGCTCAATCGTGAGCGCGATCGACTGGCTGAGCGACGTTCGTCCGGACCGCGCCTGCCTCGACGCAGACCTGCCGCTGCCGGCCGGACCGCAGCCACCCGCACCTGTCCCGAACACCATCGGCAAGCCGTGCCCCGTCCCCGCCACGCGGGAGACCAACGCGACTGCTGACCCCCGGACCGTGAGCACCACCGACTCGCAGGCGCTCGCCGGCGGGCTGCCGGGCAACCTCGGCTGGGGCGGACAGACCTGGGTGGTCGACCTGAGCGCGAGCCGGGCCAAGACCGCCACCGTCACCGTCGACCTCACCTGGACCCTGCCCACCGACGACTACGACCTGAGCATCACCACCGGGTGGGGGTACTACGGCTCGGACAATCCGACCGGGTCAACGCGAGAGGTCGTCGTCCTCAAGGACGTGCCGCACTGCGCCGTCTTGCAGGTCGCGGGCGACAACATGCTGGCGCCGTCGATGTCCGGCACGGTCGCGGGCATCACGGTGAGCCCCGACCCCCGGCGGTTGTCCTGA
- a CDS encoding PQQ-dependent sugar dehydrogenase has product MKRSLRLGGTLAALLAVVSSPLWAAPSTAEATVPPLPLGQFEQVTLAMGSEDAGEPIGLAVLPNGDALHTSRDGRVFYTTKTGDTSVAARVPVYTHDEDGMQAVAVDPNFETNRWVYLYYAPRLDTPADDPATPGINEGDAPTDGTEADFEPYQSWQYLSRFKLEGTTIDLASEQVILQVPSDRGLCCHVGGDIAFDADNNLFLSTGDDTNPFSSDNYTPIDERPTRNPSYDAQRTASNTNDLRGKVLRIHAQADGSYTIPEGNLFGPGGTYTGVDSAKARPEIYAMGFRNPFRMGVDPRTGWLYLGEYGPDAAAADGNRGPEGIVEFNQIRTAGNYGWPYCSGPNKPYVDYNFATGESGATFDCQAPVNESPRNTGLRELPPAQEPWIWYDGGTVHYNGNATDEFGTGGEAPMGGPVYDYNPELDSDVKFPESLDGDVFVGDWARGWIKTVDVGSEGEPTAISPFFDTATIAAPMDMQFGPDGSLYVLDYGSGSYTGAAPDSALYKINSVSGSRAPVATVSATPDNGPAPLTVSLSSAGSMDPDGEPLSYAWDFDGNGTTDSTEANPTHVYQENGDQQARLTVTDLSGKTATATRTVTVGNTRPTVTLEYPATGLVYDGGDRIQYKVTVTDPEDGPVDCARVVVQTALGHNEHAHGDQSTTGCEGTVVAPQAWEAENQLIFYVLNVSYTDGGGVGASSPLTASAEAVLQTRVRQAEHFTNSSGVTVGDVTDSAGGGGRAIAQTEHGDYASYGPLNLAGITALDLRVAAGPFGGTVQARLDSATGPVVGSASVTGTGTNQPWSTVRMPVSDPGGSHELFLVFDNTLVPQNPLLPGNIMSVNFLQFVGRGVNSAPTMTAAADPASGSAPLATRFTAAGADADGDTLAYAWDFGVQGTTSDTSTAKDPGYTYTAPGTYNATVTVSDGHGGIATATVQVVVEQAADTTAPKVTDPTPADGSTTTNRQPTISATARDDRSQLGTGDLVLYIDGVQTGEFTYDPSTGRLSHVPSKRLSFGEHTVRVLATDRTGNSSTLSWSFVVQR; this is encoded by the coding sequence ATGAAAAGATCTCTACGACTGGGCGGTACGCTTGCCGCGCTGCTCGCGGTGGTGTCTAGCCCGCTGTGGGCGGCGCCGTCAACGGCGGAGGCGACGGTGCCGCCCCTGCCGCTTGGGCAGTTCGAGCAGGTGACGCTGGCCATGGGCAGCGAGGACGCGGGCGAGCCGATCGGCCTGGCCGTCCTGCCCAACGGCGATGCGCTGCACACCTCGCGCGACGGCCGGGTGTTCTACACCACGAAGACCGGTGACACCTCGGTGGCCGCACGGGTCCCGGTGTACACCCACGACGAGGACGGCATGCAGGCCGTGGCCGTCGACCCGAACTTTGAGACCAACCGCTGGGTCTACCTGTACTACGCACCGCGCTTGGACACCCCCGCGGACGACCCGGCGACGCCTGGTATAAACGAGGGCGACGCGCCCACGGACGGCACCGAGGCGGACTTCGAGCCGTACCAGAGCTGGCAGTACCTGTCCCGGTTCAAGCTCGAGGGCACGACGATCGACCTGGCCAGCGAGCAAGTCATCCTCCAGGTGCCGTCCGACCGTGGCTTGTGCTGCCACGTCGGCGGGGACATCGCCTTTGACGCCGACAACAACCTCTTCCTGTCGACGGGTGATGACACCAACCCGTTCTCCTCGGACAACTACACGCCGATCGACGAGCGGCCAACCCGCAACCCGTCCTACGACGCACAGCGCACGGCCAGCAACACCAACGACCTGCGCGGGAAGGTCCTGCGCATCCACGCGCAGGCCGACGGCTCCTACACGATCCCCGAGGGCAACCTGTTCGGACCCGGCGGGACGTACACCGGCGTGGACTCCGCCAAGGCGCGTCCGGAGATCTACGCGATGGGCTTCCGCAACCCGTTCCGCATGGGCGTGGACCCGCGGACGGGCTGGCTGTACCTGGGTGAGTACGGTCCCGACGCCGCAGCGGCGGACGGGAACCGCGGGCCCGAAGGGATCGTGGAGTTCAACCAGATCCGTACGGCCGGCAATTACGGTTGGCCGTACTGCTCGGGGCCGAACAAGCCGTACGTGGACTACAATTTCGCGACGGGCGAGTCAGGCGCGACGTTCGACTGCCAGGCCCCGGTTAACGAATCCCCGCGCAACACCGGCCTGCGCGAGCTGCCGCCGGCGCAGGAGCCGTGGATCTGGTACGACGGCGGGACCGTGCACTACAACGGCAACGCCACAGACGAGTTCGGCACCGGCGGCGAGGCGCCCATGGGCGGCCCCGTCTACGACTACAACCCCGAGCTGGACTCGGATGTGAAGTTCCCCGAGAGCCTCGACGGAGACGTGTTCGTCGGGGACTGGGCGCGCGGCTGGATCAAGACCGTCGACGTCGGCTCGGAGGGCGAGCCCACTGCGATCAGCCCGTTCTTCGACACCGCGACAATCGCCGCGCCGATGGACATGCAGTTCGGGCCGGACGGCTCCCTGTACGTCCTGGACTACGGCAGTGGCTCCTACACCGGCGCAGCGCCGGACTCCGCGCTGTACAAGATCAACTCCGTCTCGGGCTCCCGCGCCCCGGTCGCCACGGTCAGCGCCACACCGGACAACGGCCCGGCGCCGCTGACGGTGTCCCTATCCAGTGCGGGCTCGATGGACCCCGACGGTGAGCCCCTGAGCTACGCATGGGATTTCGACGGGAACGGCACGACCGACTCCACGGAGGCGAATCCGACGCACGTCTACCAGGAGAACGGCGACCAGCAGGCGCGCCTGACCGTCACCGACCTCAGCGGCAAGACCGCGACCGCCACCCGCACGGTAACGGTCGGCAACACCCGGCCGACCGTTACGCTGGAGTACCCCGCCACAGGCCTGGTCTACGACGGCGGTGACCGGATCCAGTACAAAGTCACCGTGACCGACCCCGAGGATGGACCCGTCGACTGCGCCCGGGTCGTGGTGCAAACCGCACTGGGGCACAACGAGCACGCGCACGGCGACCAGAGCACCACCGGGTGCGAGGGTACGGTCGTGGCGCCGCAGGCCTGGGAGGCCGAGAACCAGCTGATCTTCTACGTGCTCAACGTCTCCTACACCGACGGCGGGGGTGTGGGCGCCTCCTCGCCGCTGACCGCCAGCGCCGAGGCGGTCCTGCAGACCCGCGTCCGGCAGGCCGAGCACTTCACCAACAGCAGCGGCGTCACGGTAGGGGACGTCACCGACTCGGCTGGCGGTGGCGGCCGCGCCATCGCCCAGACCGAACACGGCGACTACGCCTCTTACGGGCCGCTTAACCTTGCGGGCATCACCGCGCTGGACCTGCGCGTGGCCGCCGGCCCGTTCGGCGGGACGGTCCAGGCCCGCCTGGACTCGGCGACTGGCCCGGTGGTGGGCTCGGCCAGCGTCACCGGGACCGGCACGAACCAGCCCTGGTCTACCGTCCGGATGCCCGTGTCCGACCCGGGCGGCTCGCACGAGCTGTTCCTGGTCTTCGACAACACGCTTGTGCCGCAGAACCCGCTGTTGCCGGGGAACATCATGAGCGTCAACTTCCTGCAGTTCGTCGGCCGCGGGGTCAACTCGGCACCGACCATGACCGCCGCCGCCGACCCTGCGTCCGGCAGCGCCCCACTCGCCACCCGGTTCACCGCCGCGGGTGCCGACGCCGACGGCGACACGCTGGCCTACGCCTGGGACTTCGGGGTCCAGGGGACGACCAGCGACACTTCGACGGCGAAGGACCCCGGCTACACCTACACCGCCCCGGGGACTTACAACGCCACCGTGACAGTGTCCGACGGCCACGGCGGGATCGCGACAGCCACAGTCCAGGTCGTCGTGGAGCAGGCCGCCGACACCACCGCACCCAAGGTCACCGATCCCACCCCGGCGGACGGGTCCACCACCACCAACCGTCAGCCGACGATCAGTGCGACCGCCCGCGACGACCGTTCGCAGCTTGGTACAGGCGACCTCGTGCTGTACATCGACGGCGTGCAGACCGGCGAGTTCACCTACGACCCGTCCACCGGTCGGCTGAGCCACGTCCCGTCCAAGCGACTGAGCTTCGGTGAGCACACGGTCCGGGTCCTCGCGACCGACAGGACCGGGAACTCCTCCACCCTCAGCTGGAGCTTCGTGGTTCAGCGGTAG